In Microbacterium pumilum, the following proteins share a genomic window:
- the purD gene encoding phosphoribosylamine--glycine ligase yields MKILVLGSGAREHAIILALRSEDTVHEVFAAPGNAGIARDASIIGIDPNDPAAVTVFANEHAIDLVVIGPEAPLVAGVADALRSRGIPVFGPGRAAARLEGSKSFAKRIMDAAGVPTGRAVRAATRAAVASALDDLGAPYVVKADGLAAGKGVIVTTDREAALGHADAYLPAGSVLVEEFLDGPEVSLFFLSDGDHVLPLAPAQDYKRLGDGDEGPNTGGMGAYSPLPWLSERFGGEEEFVDLVTREVAEPVIRRLDQEGTPFIGLLYAGLILTEQGVKVIEFNARFGDPETQVVLPRLVDPLSELLLAAASGNLEDLPRPAFADAVAVTVVLASEGYPQAPITGRRIGGLDAAAAVEGVHVAHAATEVSGDGLIATGGRVLNVVGLGTTFAQARDRTYRALAEITLEGGQHRTDIAERVVEQ; encoded by the coding sequence GTGAAGATCCTGGTCCTCGGCTCGGGCGCGCGCGAGCACGCCATCATCCTCGCCCTGCGCTCGGAGGACACCGTGCACGAGGTCTTCGCGGCGCCCGGCAACGCCGGCATCGCACGAGACGCGAGCATCATCGGGATCGATCCGAACGATCCCGCCGCGGTCACGGTCTTCGCGAACGAGCACGCGATCGACCTCGTGGTGATCGGTCCAGAGGCTCCACTCGTCGCGGGCGTCGCGGATGCGCTCCGGTCGCGGGGCATCCCCGTCTTCGGTCCGGGGCGCGCCGCTGCGCGACTCGAGGGATCCAAGTCCTTCGCGAAGCGGATCATGGATGCCGCAGGCGTGCCCACCGGTCGCGCGGTTCGCGCCGCGACCCGAGCCGCCGTCGCGTCAGCGCTCGATGACCTCGGCGCACCGTATGTGGTGAAGGCCGACGGACTCGCGGCCGGCAAGGGCGTCATCGTCACCACCGACCGGGAGGCAGCGCTCGGCCACGCCGATGCGTACCTGCCGGCCGGATCAGTGCTCGTCGAGGAGTTCCTCGACGGGCCGGAGGTCTCGCTCTTCTTCCTGAGCGACGGCGACCATGTGCTCCCCCTCGCCCCCGCGCAGGACTACAAGCGGCTCGGCGACGGCGACGAGGGACCCAACACCGGCGGGATGGGCGCGTACTCGCCGCTACCGTGGCTCAGCGAGCGATTCGGCGGCGAGGAAGAGTTCGTCGACCTCGTGACACGAGAAGTCGCCGAGCCCGTCATCCGCCGACTCGATCAAGAGGGCACGCCGTTCATCGGCCTGCTGTACGCGGGGCTCATCCTGACCGAGCAGGGCGTCAAGGTCATCGAGTTCAACGCGCGATTCGGTGATCCTGAGACCCAGGTCGTGCTGCCCAGGCTCGTCGATCCGCTGTCCGAGCTGCTGCTGGCTGCGGCATCCGGGAATCTCGAGGATCTGCCGCGCCCCGCGTTCGCCGATGCTGTCGCCGTGACCGTCGTCCTCGCCAGCGAGGGCTACCCGCAGGCGCCCATCACCGGGCGTCGGATCGGTGGGCTGGATGCCGCAGCCGCCGTCGAGGGAGTGCACGTCGCCCATGCGGCGACGGAGGTCAGTGGTGATGGCCTGATCGCGACCGGCGGTCGCGTGCTGAACGTCGTCGGACTCGGCACGACGTTCGCCCAAGCCCGCGACCGGACGTACCGCGCCCTCGCGGAGATCACCCTCGAGGGCGGGCAGCACCGCACCGACATCGCCGAGCGCGTCGTCGAGCAGTGA
- a CDS encoding potassium transporter Trk yields MGPHIDDHVERVRVRRAPKFSVFLLVGAGLGIIVALILTLAFSGTDGISPNTGLIYSQGQVFGFLALICIAVGLAVGGIVALIFDRRSSRHTREVIVDHLRVHPED; encoded by the coding sequence ATGGGCCCGCACATCGATGATCACGTCGAGAGGGTGCGCGTGCGTCGCGCGCCGAAGTTCTCCGTCTTCCTGCTCGTCGGAGCGGGGCTCGGCATCATCGTCGCCCTGATCCTGACCTTGGCCTTCAGCGGCACGGACGGCATCAGCCCCAACACCGGCCTCATCTACTCGCAGGGTCAGGTGTTCGGCTTCCTGGCGCTCATCTGCATCGCCGTCGGACTGGCGGTCGGCGGGATCGTCGCGCTGATCTTCGACCGCCGCTCATCGCGTCACACGCGTGAAGTGATCGTCGACCATCTGAGGGTGCACCCCGAGGACTGA
- a CDS encoding CHAT domain-containing protein, with product MSAVIELELGAGPTPGTYSVHVVKSIAGGEPSATISLDIDDVLDSLPQIESSILASSVSARRVMSIRESAVQSIGVRLFDAVFTGRIGEVYRASSAVAAERGLTPQLTLRLTAPRLAALPWEALYDSEAGRYVSRKEPLVRRVSSPYAGKLSPVGAPLRILGMVSSPRGLEALDVEAEKQRLESALAAHLEDGSVELVWLADTSWGGLHSELLTGQWHVLHFIGHGGYDDAADEGLIALVGRDGRADFVSASSLADLLNEASSAPRLVVLNSCQSGSTGTSDLFAGTAATLVHSGINAVVAMQFAVSDYAALAFARSFYIALASGRRIDEAVRSGRIGILGITRDTLEWITPVLYLGGDDTSLLDPSAAIPTRSAEPSAVAPTTVGAAAFASAVPDPAARPTAAPPVPPPGAVPAVVEPVPVEPALVEPPVGESAVEPPVGESAVEPPPVPPPSVERSAFGPTPDGPVTAEPAAFGPTPVEPVSAEPSAFGPISVEPAPPEPTAFGPTSAEALAVAVGATSEPVELESAPVEVTAPEPSPVEVESAPVEVTTPEPSPVGSVPVEPEVPEPTVAEPSPAEPAAPESTEAEGTSAQPAPVEASTPEPSPGEPATVDATTPEAEPAAGASEPTATLPAAADAATAEPEARGHTQVGPAAASSVGIATEAPIAGVATPPTSPPAPPALSGGEPPAGGAPPVGGDARRRRILVLSAVGGAVLLAAGAVVAIVLVNAGAGNHGSGATAKPQVSETSVAPTPTSIPVAVPAAVDWTESGVDCAPGLVIDVAATGSVVPGEGVTNGPNGWTSAFLDSNVLADVQHAALLGRLGSGDPFFIGSERTVICPDTEDGLELGINDDGLDNNTGSFDVVVTTRPDVDAASLAARTIEVPGTVAWTPTGITCVTGDSYRVSATGIVTFEGATVEQDAGPDGVQAKADGTMQPGNVLTTASHRGLIARVGEGDPFAAGSSVSITCPADGALEFGPNDSGVGDNIGAFVATVTRPLPALP from the coding sequence ATGAGCGCGGTCATCGAACTGGAGCTCGGTGCCGGACCGACACCAGGCACCTACTCCGTGCACGTCGTGAAGTCGATCGCGGGCGGCGAACCGTCCGCGACGATCTCGCTCGACATCGACGATGTCTTGGACAGCCTGCCGCAGATCGAATCGAGCATCCTCGCCTCATCCGTGTCGGCACGGCGCGTGATGTCGATCCGTGAATCGGCGGTGCAGAGCATCGGGGTCCGCCTCTTCGACGCCGTCTTCACCGGCAGGATCGGCGAGGTCTATCGAGCGAGCAGCGCGGTCGCGGCGGAGCGCGGTCTGACGCCTCAGCTGACGCTGCGGCTGACTGCGCCCCGGCTCGCGGCGCTGCCCTGGGAGGCGCTCTACGACTCGGAGGCCGGGCGGTATGTCAGCCGCAAGGAGCCGCTCGTCAGGCGGGTCTCATCGCCCTACGCCGGGAAACTCTCGCCGGTGGGCGCGCCGCTTCGCATCCTCGGAATGGTTTCGTCACCGCGAGGCCTGGAGGCACTCGACGTCGAGGCCGAGAAGCAGCGACTCGAGTCGGCTCTCGCAGCCCACCTCGAAGACGGAAGCGTCGAACTCGTCTGGCTCGCCGACACCTCGTGGGGCGGACTCCACAGCGAGCTGCTGACAGGGCAGTGGCACGTGCTCCACTTCATCGGCCATGGGGGATACGACGATGCGGCCGACGAGGGACTCATCGCGCTCGTGGGGCGAGACGGCCGTGCCGACTTCGTTTCAGCGAGCAGTCTCGCGGATCTGCTCAACGAGGCGAGCAGCGCGCCCCGTCTCGTCGTGCTGAACTCCTGCCAATCGGGCTCGACGGGCACGTCGGATCTGTTCGCCGGAACCGCTGCGACTCTCGTCCACAGCGGCATCAATGCCGTCGTCGCGATGCAGTTCGCGGTGAGCGACTACGCGGCCCTCGCTTTCGCACGCAGCTTCTACATCGCACTCGCGTCGGGCCGCCGCATCGACGAAGCCGTTCGGAGCGGTCGCATCGGGATCCTCGGGATCACCCGCGACACCCTCGAGTGGATCACCCCGGTGCTCTACCTCGGTGGCGACGACACGAGCCTGCTGGATCCGTCAGCAGCGATCCCGACCCGGTCGGCCGAGCCCTCTGCCGTCGCGCCGACGACGGTCGGGGCCGCCGCGTTCGCCTCCGCGGTGCCCGACCCTGCCGCCCGGCCGACCGCCGCGCCACCGGTCCCTCCGCCCGGTGCTGTGCCAGCCGTGGTCGAACCGGTTCCGGTCGAGCCCGCGTTGGTCGAGCCTCCGGTGGGCGAGTCGGCCGTCGAGCCTCCGGTGGGCGAGTCGGCGGTCGAGCCTCCGCCGGTGCCACCACCGTCAGTCGAGCGGTCCGCGTTCGGGCCCACCCCGGATGGGCCGGTCACAGCCGAGCCGGCGGCGTTCGGGCCGACTCCCGTCGAACCAGTCTCAGCCGAGCCGAGCGCATTCGGGCCCATCTCCGTTGAGCCGGCCCCACCAGAGCCCACAGCATTCGGGCCGACCTCGGCGGAGGCCCTCGCGGTGGCCGTCGGTGCCACATCCGAGCCGGTCGAACTCGAGTCCGCGCCCGTCGAGGTCACCGCGCCCGAACCGAGCCCGGTCGAAGTCGAATCCGCACCAGTGGAGGTCACCACACCTGAGCCGAGCCCGGTCGGGTCGGTTCCGGTCGAACCCGAAGTGCCTGAACCCACCGTGGCCGAGCCGAGCCCGGCCGAGCCGGCTGCGCCCGAGTCGACCGAGGCCGAAGGGACCTCAGCGCAGCCCGCACCTGTCGAGGCGTCGACACCCGAGCCGAGCCCAGGCGAGCCCGCCACCGTCGACGCCACGACACCCGAAGCCGAACCTGCAGCCGGAGCATCCGAACCGACGGCGACCCTCCCCGCCGCGGCCGATGCTGCGACGGCCGAGCCCGAGGCACGCGGACACACCCAGGTCGGTCCGGCCGCGGCCTCCTCGGTCGGCATCGCCACCGAAGCGCCGATCGCCGGCGTCGCAACCCCGCCGACCTCACCGCCCGCACCGCCTGCACTGTCCGGAGGCGAGCCCCCGGCCGGCGGCGCACCGCCGGTCGGGGGCGACGCACGCCGCCGGCGAATCCTGGTGCTGTCGGCAGTGGGCGGAGCAGTCCTGCTCGCCGCCGGGGCGGTGGTGGCGATCGTCCTCGTCAACGCGGGTGCCGGAAACCACGGGTCCGGTGCGACAGCGAAACCGCAGGTATCCGAGACGTCCGTCGCGCCGACGCCGACCAGTATCCCGGTCGCGGTACCGGCAGCGGTGGATTGGACCGAGTCCGGGGTCGACTGCGCGCCCGGTCTCGTGATCGACGTGGCCGCGACTGGATCGGTCGTCCCCGGCGAGGGAGTCACCAACGGGCCGAATGGCTGGACGTCCGCGTTCCTCGATTCGAACGTCCTGGCTGACGTCCAGCATGCGGCTCTGCTCGGGCGACTCGGCAGCGGCGATCCCTTCTTCATCGGCAGCGAGCGCACTGTGATCTGCCCTGACACGGAGGATGGACTCGAACTCGGCATCAACGACGACGGTCTCGACAACAACACGGGGAGCTTCGACGTGGTGGTCACGACCCGCCCGGATGTCGACGCTGCGAGCCTCGCCGCCAGGACCATCGAGGTGCCCGGCACGGTCGCGTGGACGCCGACCGGCATCACGTGCGTGACCGGTGATTCGTATCGCGTGAGCGCAACCGGCATCGTCACCTTCGAGGGCGCGACGGTCGAACAGGATGCCGGTCCGGATGGTGTTCAGGCCAAGGCGGACGGGACGATGCAACCTGGGAACGTCCTCACGACGGCGTCCCACCGTGGCCTGATCGCGAGAGTCGGAGAGGGCGACCCGTTCGCTGCGGGATCGTCGGTCTCGATCACGTGTCCGGCCGACGGCGCCCTCGAGTTCGGTCCGAACGATTCCGGCGTCGGTGACAACATCGGCGCCTTCGTGGCGACCGTCACCCGCCCCCTGCCCGCACTGCCCTGA
- a CDS encoding zinc-binding alcohol dehydrogenase, producing MGGTGSPEWLIREDASQPVLLALFLRQVLGIRSPDELPHLRGIPPRANDRNEDAQALLERQWREYWAMTVEPQAHPSPVPLDLVDGYETLLALPTEGADALRSAIVPHAPEALAFAQSAHARYRRDAGSGTAYRAYASAIAEHERQVGRRAHSFELNVQVLPLSQRGVWWIGSLTVAVTDGLRGDVVAFDAAIHPIIAELA from the coding sequence ATGGGAGGCACGGGCTCTCCGGAGTGGCTGATCCGCGAGGATGCGAGTCAGCCCGTCCTGCTCGCGCTGTTCCTGCGGCAGGTGCTCGGCATCCGCTCGCCCGACGAACTTCCGCACCTGCGCGGCATCCCGCCTCGCGCGAACGATCGCAACGAAGACGCTCAGGCTCTCCTCGAGCGCCAGTGGCGCGAGTACTGGGCCATGACGGTCGAGCCGCAAGCGCACCCGTCGCCCGTGCCGCTCGATCTCGTCGACGGATACGAGACGCTCCTCGCACTTCCGACCGAAGGTGCCGACGCGCTGCGGAGCGCCATCGTCCCCCACGCGCCGGAGGCGCTCGCATTCGCCCAGTCCGCGCACGCCCGCTATCGGCGCGATGCCGGCTCGGGCACCGCGTACCGCGCGTACGCGAGTGCGATCGCCGAGCACGAACGCCAGGTGGGCCGGCGCGCGCACTCGTTCGAGCTCAACGTGCAGGTGCTGCCCCTCAGTCAGCGAGGGGTGTGGTGGATCGGTTCACTCACGGTCGCCGTGACCGATGGCCTGCGGGGGGATGTCGTCGCCTTCGACGCCGCGATCCACCCCATCATCGCCGAACTGGCGTGA
- a CDS encoding CU044_2847 family protein — protein sequence MKLVTYTTSDGEEVTIQVPDAAAQPDLVTRGWGAGTSTADTVQRAEVGLDSALARIQPAVRSLIAQLREQTDNPDEIQVEFGIQLSVGFGAFISAGTTSNFRVLMTWHPSDDRIRSEVEDPIDPGPMYPDQPSFG from the coding sequence ATGAAGCTGGTGACATATACGACGAGCGATGGCGAGGAAGTGACCATCCAGGTCCCGGATGCGGCGGCTCAGCCCGACCTCGTCACTCGCGGGTGGGGCGCCGGCACGAGCACCGCCGACACGGTCCAGCGGGCGGAGGTCGGACTCGACAGCGCGCTCGCGCGCATTCAACCCGCGGTGCGCTCTCTCATCGCGCAGCTGCGGGAGCAGACCGACAACCCCGACGAGATCCAGGTCGAGTTCGGCATCCAGTTGAGCGTGGGCTTCGGCGCGTTCATCTCTGCAGGCACGACGTCGAACTTTCGCGTGCTCATGACATGGCATCCGTCGGATGATCGGATCCGCTCCGAGGTCGAGGATCCGATCGACCCCGGCCCCATGTACCCCGACCAGCCTTCGTTCGGCTGA
- a CDS encoding sterol carrier family protein, with product MPRRISTDAGRAALAAVRAAAGAPERGDLATSVRYLLELLAEKAPGHSVEVRVPPFGAVQVVEGPRHTRGTPPNVVETDPETWIALALGDEEWADAASAGRILASGTRADVSSLLPLRP from the coding sequence ATGCCCCGCAGGATCTCGACCGACGCCGGTCGCGCCGCGCTCGCGGCGGTGCGCGCCGCAGCGGGCGCTCCGGAGCGCGGCGATCTCGCGACCTCGGTCCGCTACCTGTTGGAGCTGCTCGCAGAGAAGGCTCCCGGTCACAGCGTCGAGGTGCGGGTTCCGCCGTTCGGCGCTGTGCAGGTCGTCGAGGGTCCGCGTCACACCCGAGGCACACCGCCGAACGTCGTCGAGACCGACCCCGAGACGTGGATCGCCCTGGCGCTCGGTGACGAGGAATGGGCGGATGCCGCATCCGCCGGCCGGATCCTCGCTTCGGGCACCCGCGCCGATGTCTCCAGCCTGCTGCCGTTGCGGCCGTGA
- the lhgO gene encoding L-2-hydroxyglutarate oxidase produces MPETTAIIGGGIVGIALARALTARGDDVTVLEKEGRLAQHQTGHNSGVVHAGLYYKPGSLKAILCAAGRSSIRDFCIEKGLPYREVGKLVVAVDETELAALAEIERRSIENRVPDLDRIDDVARLREIEPHVAGVAAVHSPHTAVVDYATITEAMAQDVRAAGGSIRLGHEVTGIRLEGGRVRVLTPVSDDVFDRVIACAGLQSDIVARLVGADPAPKILPFRGEYWELAPERTGLVNGMIYPVPDPRFPFLGVHFTRGVYDNVHVGPNAVPALAREGYGWLSISPKDTWDSLSWPGAWPLAKQHWRMGVDEISGSLVKRLYFGKARRFVPELEMSDLTHKSAAGVRAQAWGRAGELLDDFAVDQIGPVTVLRNAPSPAATSSIAIADYVIANYLNPTAA; encoded by the coding sequence ATGCCCGAAACCACCGCGATCATCGGCGGCGGCATCGTCGGCATCGCACTCGCCCGAGCTCTCACCGCACGCGGCGACGACGTCACCGTCCTCGAAAAGGAGGGCCGCCTGGCTCAGCACCAGACCGGTCACAACTCCGGCGTGGTCCATGCCGGCCTCTATTACAAGCCCGGCTCGCTCAAGGCGATCCTGTGCGCGGCGGGACGCTCGTCGATTCGCGATTTCTGCATCGAGAAGGGCCTTCCGTATCGCGAAGTCGGAAAGCTCGTCGTCGCGGTCGACGAAACTGAACTCGCGGCTCTCGCCGAGATCGAGCGCCGATCGATCGAGAACAGGGTTCCCGATCTCGACCGCATCGACGACGTCGCTCGGCTGCGCGAGATCGAGCCGCACGTCGCGGGCGTCGCCGCCGTGCATTCGCCGCATACGGCGGTCGTGGACTACGCGACCATCACCGAAGCGATGGCCCAGGACGTTCGAGCCGCGGGCGGATCGATCCGTCTCGGACACGAAGTCACCGGCATCCGTCTCGAGGGCGGCCGGGTGCGCGTCCTGACGCCGGTGTCCGATGACGTGTTCGACCGTGTGATCGCCTGCGCGGGGCTGCAGTCCGACATCGTCGCCCGCCTCGTGGGCGCCGACCCCGCGCCCAAGATCCTGCCGTTCCGCGGTGAGTACTGGGAACTGGCGCCCGAGCGGACGGGGCTCGTGAACGGCATGATCTACCCGGTTCCCGACCCGCGATTCCCGTTTCTCGGCGTTCACTTCACGCGAGGCGTGTATGACAACGTGCACGTGGGCCCGAACGCCGTGCCCGCTCTCGCGAGGGAGGGCTACGGCTGGCTGTCGATCTCGCCGAAGGACACATGGGACTCGCTGAGCTGGCCCGGTGCGTGGCCGCTCGCGAAACAGCATTGGCGCATGGGCGTCGACGAGATCTCGGGATCGCTCGTCAAGCGGCTGTACTTCGGCAAGGCTCGTCGATTCGTTCCGGAGCTCGAGATGTCGGATCTCACGCACAAGTCGGCTGCCGGGGTACGCGCCCAGGCGTGGGGCCGCGCCGGCGAATTGCTGGACGACTTCGCGGTCGATCAGATCGGGCCCGTCACGGTGCTGCGCAACGCCCCGTCACCCGCCGCGACCTCGTCGATCGCAATCGCCGACTATGTCATCGCGAACTATCTGAATCCGACCGCAGCCTGA
- a CDS encoding DHA2 family efflux MFS transporter permease subunit, with product MTEPRTQAPASTTHERSPWPALWALVIGFFMILVDTTIVSVANPAIKAALDPDTNNLDNVVWVTSAYLLAYAVPLLITGRLGDRFGPKRIYLIGLVVFTLASLGCGLSGTLELLIIARAVQGLGAALMTPQTMAVITRTFPPANRGAAMGLWGATAGVATLVGPLVGGLLVDGFGWQWIFFINIPVGIVAFVLAWILVPNLQTHPHRFDITGVVLSAVGLFLIVFGLQEGEHYDWGVIWGPITVWGMIIAGVIVRGIFIWTQARTKSEPLVPLELFKERNFSISNLAIATVGFTVTSMSLPLMFYIQLARGLTPTQSALLLIPMALLSGVLAPFAGKLLDRTDPRFLLIPGLLAVAGSLFWYSTLMNADTPIWMFLLPSALMGIGNAGMWGPLATTATRNLPMHQAGAGAGIYNTTRTVGSVIGSAAIAAFMQNRLEANLPGASEATGGFGGGTLPPFVIDGFSEAMAQSILLPACALLVGLVAVCFLRRPKLTSSTNAWNAARAEAVAES from the coding sequence ATGACCGAACCGCGCACTCAGGCACCCGCATCCACCACCCATGAGCGCAGCCCGTGGCCGGCGCTGTGGGCGCTGGTCATCGGGTTCTTCATGATCCTCGTCGACACGACCATCGTCTCGGTCGCGAACCCCGCCATCAAGGCGGCGCTCGACCCCGACACCAACAACCTCGACAACGTCGTATGGGTCACCTCGGCGTACCTGCTCGCCTACGCCGTGCCGCTGCTCATCACCGGCCGCCTCGGCGATCGCTTCGGTCCGAAGCGCATCTACCTCATCGGTCTCGTGGTCTTCACGCTCGCGTCGCTCGGGTGTGGGTTGTCCGGCACCCTCGAGCTGCTGATCATCGCCCGCGCCGTCCAGGGTCTCGGCGCCGCGCTCATGACGCCGCAGACCATGGCGGTCATCACCCGCACCTTCCCGCCGGCGAACCGTGGTGCAGCCATGGGGCTGTGGGGTGCCACCGCCGGTGTCGCGACCCTGGTCGGACCGCTCGTCGGCGGCCTGCTGGTCGACGGCTTCGGATGGCAGTGGATCTTCTTCATCAACATCCCGGTCGGAATCGTGGCGTTCGTGCTGGCCTGGATCCTGGTGCCCAACCTGCAGACGCATCCCCATCGGTTCGACATCACGGGTGTCGTTCTCAGCGCGGTGGGCCTGTTCCTCATCGTGTTCGGGCTGCAGGAGGGCGAGCACTACGACTGGGGCGTCATCTGGGGACCGATCACGGTATGGGGAATGATCATCGCCGGCGTCATCGTCAGGGGCATCTTCATCTGGACGCAGGCGCGCACGAAGAGCGAGCCGCTCGTTCCGCTGGAGCTGTTCAAGGAGCGCAACTTCAGCATCTCGAACCTTGCGATCGCCACCGTCGGATTCACCGTGACGAGCATGTCGCTGCCCCTGATGTTCTACATCCAGCTCGCCCGCGGGCTCACCCCGACCCAGTCCGCGCTGCTCCTCATCCCGATGGCACTCCTGTCGGGCGTGCTCGCGCCATTCGCCGGCAAGCTCCTCGATCGCACGGATCCGCGGTTCCTTCTGATCCCGGGTCTGCTCGCCGTGGCTGGATCGCTGTTCTGGTACTCGACGCTCATGAACGCCGACACCCCGATCTGGATGTTCCTGCTTCCCTCCGCCCTGATGGGCATCGGCAACGCCGGGATGTGGGGGCCGCTCGCGACCACTGCGACGCGAAACCTGCCGATGCATCAGGCCGGTGCCGGCGCGGGCATCTACAACACGACGCGTACCGTCGGCTCGGTCATCGGCTCGGCGGCCATCGCGGCCTTCATGCAGAACCGTCTCGAGGCGAATCTTCCCGGTGCTTCCGAGGCCACGGGCGGATTCGGCGGCGGAACGCTGCCGCCGTTCGTGATCGACGGCTTCTCAGAGGCCATGGCGCAGTCGATCCTTCTTCCCGCCTGCGCGTTGCTGGTCGGCCTCGTGGCGGTGTGCTTCCTGCGGCGCCCCAAGCTCACGTCCTCGACGAACGCGTGGAACGCCGCACGTGCGGAGGCGGTCGCGGAGAGCTAG
- the purM gene encoding phosphoribosylformylglycinamidine cyclo-ligase produces MASPSRDAPVNPYAEAGVDTAAGDLAVELMKSAVRRTHGPEVMGGVGGFAGLFDASALRAYAKPLLATSTDGVGTKVAIAQAIDKHDTIGLDLVGMVVDDIVVVGARPLFMTDYIACGKVFPERIADIVRGIAAGCAETGTALVGGETAEHPGLLGINDYDVAGAATGVVEADGLLGADRVSEGDVVLALASSGLHSNGYSLVRHIVARAGIQYGDNAPDLGTTWGEALLEPTRLYTQPLLRLITESKGAVQALSHVTGGGIAANLARVLPQDTWVDVDRSTWSPPPVFRVLADLGGLDLTSTEGTWNLGIGFLAVVAADKAAAAASALSADGIAAWQVGVVRSGDRPEGDFEQGAKGVDGGAVRLVGAYSDGSYSNRSDSNGTAADGAK; encoded by the coding sequence GTGGCTTCCCCCTCTCGCGACGCCCCCGTGAATCCCTATGCCGAAGCCGGCGTCGATACGGCTGCAGGCGACCTCGCGGTAGAGCTCATGAAGTCCGCCGTCCGCCGCACCCACGGCCCCGAGGTCATGGGTGGAGTAGGCGGGTTCGCGGGACTGTTCGACGCCTCGGCGCTTCGCGCGTACGCCAAACCCCTGCTCGCGACGAGCACGGACGGCGTCGGCACGAAGGTCGCAATCGCCCAGGCGATCGACAAGCACGACACGATCGGGCTCGACCTGGTCGGGATGGTCGTCGACGACATCGTCGTGGTCGGTGCGAGACCGCTCTTCATGACCGACTACATCGCGTGCGGCAAGGTCTTCCCCGAGCGCATCGCAGACATCGTGCGCGGCATCGCCGCCGGCTGCGCCGAGACCGGCACCGCGCTCGTGGGCGGCGAGACCGCGGAGCACCCCGGCCTCCTCGGCATCAACGACTACGACGTGGCGGGCGCGGCGACAGGGGTCGTCGAAGCCGACGGACTGCTCGGGGCCGACCGCGTCAGCGAAGGCGACGTGGTGCTGGCGCTCGCCTCGAGCGGGCTGCATTCGAACGGCTACTCGCTCGTCCGCCACATCGTGGCGCGGGCCGGCATCCAGTACGGCGACAACGCGCCCGACCTCGGCACGACGTGGGGCGAGGCCCTGCTCGAACCGACGCGTCTCTACACCCAGCCGCTGCTGCGCCTCATCACCGAATCCAAGGGCGCCGTGCAGGCGCTCAGCCATGTCACCGGCGGTGGCATCGCTGCCAACCTCGCGCGCGTTCTGCCGCAGGACACCTGGGTGGATGTCGACCGGTCGACCTGGTCACCGCCTCCGGTCTTCCGCGTGCTGGCCGATCTCGGCGGACTCGACCTCACCTCGACGGAGGGCACCTGGAATCTCGGTATCGGGTTCCTTGCCGTGGTCGCCGCCGACAAGGCGGCAGCCGCGGCATCCGCTCTGTCTGCCGACGGGATCGCCGCGTGGCAGGTCGGGGTCGTCCGCAGCGGCGATCGGCCGGAAGGCGACTTCGAACAGGGGGCGAAGGGCGTCGATGGCGGCGCTGTGCGTCTGGTCGGCGCGTACTCGGACGGCTCGTACTCCAACCGCTCGGACTCTAACGGCACAGCCGCGGACGGAGCGAAGTAA